The bacterium genome includes the window ACGCCGGGCATCCTCGGCCGCTGGTCGCCGATCGCCGCGGCGTGCGGCCGGTGGAGGGTGCGGGTCTGCCGCTGGGGCTCTTCGGGGAGTCAGACTACGACGTCCGCCGGCTGCGCCTGGAACCGGGCGAGACACTCCTGTTCTATACCGACGGCTGGACCGAAGCTGCGACCGAAAGGGGAGAGTACGGCGTCGGGCGCGCCGCGGCGGCCCTGGCCGCGGCCGAGCGGCTGCCCCTGGCCGAGCTATTGGTGGCTTGCCGCGACGACATGGAGACTTTCCTCGCCGATACCGATCGGCCCGACGACTTCACCCTGTTGGCCGTTCGCAGAGCCGAAACGGCGCCGGCGTAGAGCGAATCGGGCCCCGTTCGGGGAGCCAAAGCGACTCGACGCCATTTGTTGCATCAGCTGCTCTGGACCACCCCAAAGGGTGGGATTTCGAGCCGGCCGCGCAGGTGTTGTGAGTCGAGGTGCCTGGTGCGACGGTGAGTTGGCGTGTCGCGCACCACCCCGCCGCGGCGGTGCGGACAAAGCCCGCAAAAGGAGACCGATGGTCACTGCTCCAGAGGTAGCAGACCAACTCGCCCCTCAGCGAGAGTCCATCTACCGCTACATTCTCGGGATCGTGCGCAACGGGGTGGAGGCCGAGGATCTGACTCAAGAGACCCTGCTGCGGGCGTACGACAAGCTGGCGACGCTGGAAGAACCGGCCCGGCTAATTCCCTGGCTGTACCGCATCGCCACGAACATCACCTACGACCGCTTCCGACAGGCCTCGTACCGTCACCGGCCCAAGTCGCTTGCTGAAGACGACAGCGAGACCGGTGCGGGAGGTGCCGAGATTGCCCTCGACACCGAGCCACGGCTCGACAAGGTGATGGAGCAAAGGGAGATGAGCGCCTGCGTGCAGGACTACATCGCGGCTCTTCCCGAGTCGTATCGGGCCGTGATCCTGCTGCACGACGTGCAGGGTCTGACGAATCCAGAGATCGCCGAGATGCTGGGCGTCTCTCTGGCGACAGTGAAGATCCGGCTGCATCGGGCACGAGGCAAGCTGCGAGC containing:
- a CDS encoding RNA polymerase sigma factor; this encodes MVTAPEVADQLAPQRESIYRYILGIVRNGVEAEDLTQETLLRAYDKLATLEEPARLIPWLYRIATNITYDRFRQASYRHRPKSLAEDDSETGAGGAEIALDTEPRLDKVMEQREMSACVQDYIAALPESYRAVILLHDVQGLTNPEIAEMLGVSLATVKIRLHRARGKLRAALGAGCSFESDEPRVRVCEPKS